In Leptolyngbya sp. NIES-2104, the genomic window GCCAGAGAAAATCAGCGTCCCTTTCTCGGAACGTGCGGCGGCTTTCAACATGCTGTAGTAGAATATGCTAGGAATGTCATGGGACTGTCAGAAGCAGATCATGCGGAAAGCAATCCAAATGCCTCCCTGCTGGTCGTAACACCGCTAACCTGTTCTCTCAAGGGGAAATCCGGCTCTGTCCACTTTGCTGACCACTCCAGGCTTGCTCGTATTTACGGAACTCCTGCCGCTGTTGAGGCTTATCATTGCAGCTACGGAATGAATCCAAACTTTGAGAAAATGCTGTTGGACTCTGATATGAGGGTCTCCGCGAGAGATGAGGATGGAGAGGCGAGAGCGATCGAGCTTAGTTCTCATCCGTTCTTTGTAGCAACCTTATTCCAGCCGGAAAGAGCGGCGCTCTCCGACCTGAACAGTCCTTTAGTGGTTGCGTTTGTAGCATCTGTCCGTCAGCAGGAGTAGGATTCAGTCAAAGTTTATGAATCTTCGCTTTATGCAACTGTTCACGTGCCCCTTGAAATAAGTGTTGATTTGGTTGCACGAGGTTTCTGTCGAAATTGGAGGCAA contains:
- a CDS encoding CTP synthase; translation: MEDVLIALVGDLNPSVTAHQAIPKALERAATCVTPSVNWCWVATETISSSADLEPFDAFWCVPASPYKNMDGALTAIRYARENQRPFLGTCGGFQHAVVEYARNVMGLSEADHAESNPNASLLVVTPLTCSLKGKSGSVHFADHSRLARIYGTPAAVEAYHCSYGMNPNFEKMLLDSDMRVSARDEDGEARAIELSSHPFFVATLFQPERAALSDLNSPLVVAFVASVRQQE